A part of Desulfomicrobium baculatum DSM 4028 genomic DNA contains:
- a CDS encoding MotA/TolQ/ExbB proton channel family protein, whose product MDIDIETHHEEEMIAVGSINKLADSMPALGIVACVLGVVITMGALNEPPEVLGAHIGAALVGTFFGILMAYGFVAPFSTNVEHQVRDQHTLLNVAKTAIMSFALGWAPALALEAARRAVPSSSRPTFEELENAVRKK is encoded by the coding sequence ATGGATATCGACATCGAAACGCATCACGAAGAGGAGATGATCGCCGTCGGCTCCATCAACAAGCTCGCTGACTCCATGCCCGCTCTGGGCATCGTGGCCTGCGTTCTGGGCGTGGTCATCACCATGGGCGCTCTCAACGAACCGCCGGAGGTTCTGGGCGCGCACATCGGAGCGGCCCTGGTCGGAACGTTCTTCGGCATCCTGATGGCTTACGGCTTCGTCGCTCCGTTCTCCACCAACGTCGAACACCAGGTCCGGGACCAGCACACGCTCCTGAATGTGGCCAAGACCGCCATCATGTCTTTTGCCCTCGGGTGGGCTCCGGCCCTGGCGCTGGAGGCCGCCCGCCGCGCAGTGCCCAGTTCGTCCCGCCCCACCTTTGAAGAACTTGAAAACGCCGTGCGCAAGAAATAG